The following proteins are co-located in the Imtechella halotolerans genome:
- a CDS encoding SDR family NAD(P)-dependent oxidoreductase: protein MKDLKTALITGASSGIGAATARLLAQKDIQLILCGRRQERLHELQQELSSKTNVQTLVFDVRNREEVLKSIQSLPESFSKIDILINNAGNAHGLDPIQNGNWEDWDNMIDGNVKGLLYVSQAVIPGMTNRNSGQIINIGSIAAKEVYTNGNVYCASKHAVDAITKGMRIDLNPHGIRVGAIHPGMVLTEFSEVRFKGDKSRAENVYKGFDPLLAKDIAEIIDFMISRPSHVTIGDIVVLPTAQASSTVLHKKSI from the coding sequence ATGAAAGATTTAAAAACCGCCCTCATCACAGGAGCATCAAGTGGTATTGGAGCTGCTACAGCAAGGCTTTTAGCTCAGAAGGATATCCAATTGATCCTCTGCGGAAGACGCCAAGAACGTTTACATGAATTGCAGCAAGAACTTTCCTCTAAAACCAATGTCCAAACTTTAGTTTTTGATGTTCGAAATAGGGAGGAGGTGCTAAAATCCATACAATCACTACCAGAATCATTTTCTAAAATAGACATCCTAATTAATAATGCAGGGAATGCTCATGGACTTGACCCCATTCAAAATGGGAATTGGGAGGACTGGGATAACATGATTGATGGAAACGTAAAAGGACTTCTTTATGTTTCTCAAGCTGTCATTCCCGGAATGACGAATCGAAATAGTGGACAAATCATAAATATTGGATCAATTGCCGCCAAAGAAGTTTATACCAATGGAAACGTTTATTGCGCCAGCAAGCATGCTGTAGATGCAATTACTAAAGGTATGCGAATAGATTTAAATCCCCATGGAATAAGGGTAGGCGCCATACACCCTGGAATGGTACTAACAGAATTTAGTGAGGTCCGTTTTAAAGGAGACAAATCTAGAGCCGAAAATGTATATAAAGGTTTTGATCCTTTACTTGCCAAGGACATAGCAGAAATCATTGACTTTATGATTTCAAGACCTTCACATGTTACTATTGGTGATATAGTCGTACTACCAACAGCTCAAGCCTCAAGTACAGTACTCCATAAGAAATCAATATAA
- a CDS encoding metallophosphoesterase family protein: MRTLVIGDIHGAYLPLMQALDRARISPLDTLIFLGDYVDGWSQSPEVIEYLINLRSSYNCIFLRGNHDDLCLNWLNTQQHNSLWLKNGGQSTIEAYKRITQPTLQHHQSFLETLPSYHLDSENRLFVHAGFTNLNGVNFEYFPEMLYWDRTLWEMAMALNPRMSPKDPAYPKRLLIYNEIFIGHTPTTRMGITIPMNAANVWNIDTGAAYKGPVTVMNVETKEFWQSDDAYTFYPNENGRN, encoded by the coding sequence ATGCGAACTCTTGTTATAGGTGACATTCATGGAGCTTACCTCCCTTTAATGCAAGCACTCGATCGTGCTCGCATTAGTCCTCTAGACACCTTAATCTTCTTAGGTGATTATGTCGATGGATGGAGTCAATCTCCAGAAGTAATCGAATATCTCATCAACTTAAGATCATCATACAATTGTATTTTTTTGAGGGGCAACCATGACGATTTATGTCTTAATTGGTTAAACACACAACAACATAATTCATTATGGTTAAAAAACGGAGGACAAAGCACAATTGAAGCCTACAAAAGAATCACTCAACCAACATTACAACATCATCAATCTTTTCTCGAGACATTACCTTCATACCATTTAGACTCGGAGAACCGTTTATTTGTTCATGCAGGTTTCACTAATCTTAATGGTGTAAACTTTGAATATTTCCCTGAAATGCTCTATTGGGATCGCACACTTTGGGAAATGGCTATGGCACTTAATCCGAGAATGTCACCAAAAGATCCAGCCTACCCCAAACGATTGCTAATATATAATGAAATATTTATTGGTCACACCCCAACTACTCGTATGGGTATTACCATTCCCATGAATGCAGCAAATGTATGGAATATAGATACCGGGGCAGCATATAAAGGTCCTGTAACTGTCATGAATGTTGAAACCAAAGAATTTTGGCAAAGTGATGATGCATACACTTTTTATCCAAATGAAAATGGAAGAAACTAA
- a CDS encoding vWA domain-containing protein: protein MLDKTPFVDPQFFWLLLMLPAAGVWYFFMRKKELPSLKMSSSKGFKITPSLLAQFKPLLFILRLMALAALITALARPQTTEVTSRTKTTRGIDIVMAIDVSSSMLAQDLKPNRLSALKSVAGEFVKARVNDRIGLVVYSGESFTKTPITTDKSIVLNALREITFGQVEDGTAIGMGLATAVNRLKDSKAKSKVIILLTDGVNNAGFIEPQTAAELAVEYGIKTYTIGLGTNGMALSPVAYNPDGSFRYGMQKVEIDEQLMKEIAKITGGKYFRATNNKKLQEIYDEINKLETTEIEEFKYTNYEEKFRFWAVLGGLLFLLELVLRHTVFRSFI, encoded by the coding sequence ATGTTGGATAAAACACCTTTTGTAGATCCTCAATTTTTCTGGCTGCTTTTGATGCTTCCAGCTGCAGGAGTATGGTATTTCTTTATGCGTAAAAAAGAACTGCCCTCTCTAAAGATGTCTAGTTCGAAGGGTTTTAAAATAACACCCTCATTATTAGCTCAATTTAAACCACTTCTTTTTATTTTAAGACTAATGGCATTAGCAGCCCTGATAACTGCATTGGCGCGTCCCCAAACAACTGAAGTGACATCTCGAACTAAAACTACTCGAGGGATTGACATTGTAATGGCAATTGATGTTTCCTCCAGTATGCTAGCTCAAGATTTAAAACCTAACAGATTATCGGCACTTAAATCCGTTGCGGGGGAATTTGTGAAAGCAAGAGTAAATGATCGTATTGGATTAGTGGTATATTCTGGTGAAAGTTTTACAAAGACACCTATTACAACAGATAAGTCTATTGTGCTTAATGCATTACGTGAAATTACATTTGGCCAAGTAGAGGATGGAACAGCTATTGGTATGGGATTAGCAACTGCGGTTAACCGTTTAAAGGATAGCAAAGCTAAAAGCAAGGTTATTATTTTACTGACTGATGGGGTGAACAATGCTGGTTTTATAGAGCCACAGACTGCTGCTGAACTAGCCGTGGAATATGGGATAAAAACATATACAATTGGGCTAGGAACCAATGGCATGGCGCTTTCACCTGTGGCATATAATCCTGATGGAAGTTTTCGCTATGGAATGCAAAAGGTTGAAATTGATGAGCAACTTATGAAAGAAATTGCTAAAATCACAGGAGGGAAATATTTTAGGGCTACAAATAATAAGAAATTACAAGAGATTTACGATGAAATCAATAAACTAGAAACTACCGAAATAGAGGAATTTAAGTATACTAATTACGAAGAGAAATTTAGGTTTTGGGCTGTTTTAGGAGGGCTGTTGTTCCTTTTGGAGCTTGTTCTTCGTCATACGGTGTTTAGAAGTTTTATATAA
- a CDS encoding ATP-binding protein — MINKRLLIKNLLAHNDENSFYDKKRFLNLNEKEGKAKFLKHVCALANSNPANNSFIVVGVEDEDNKIAGVDFFDDSKIQNLVNAYLQNPPLIAYENVYFPNLPEGKVIGLITIRSTGKICSLRKNIWKYYGGAIFFREGSISMPKDFDIYIRDNNSDTVAEIEKQASNNIEHTLDGVVDFLNNRHKDLDANYKVFKEQFVVCWAGNPKKNNGKIYYSRVDIELINEQVRLFYSALDEVEISMNENSFTTTEYVQLGLNNSTQYYPLETVTITFYDNGTYKIDSTLIFEPPQYDKKTLHHIYNTNNTLLEKIKKNLTLNKHDLNDLKDLPATYLLCYLNGFEEAKEKLEEHRWLIKEYNPSIYISLKESLRILRKVKYNS; from the coding sequence ATGATTAACAAACGCTTACTCATAAAAAACCTACTTGCTCATAACGATGAAAATAGTTTTTATGATAAAAAGCGCTTTTTGAATTTGAATGAAAAAGAAGGAAAAGCTAAATTCTTAAAACATGTTTGTGCTTTAGCTAATTCCAACCCTGCCAATAATTCATTTATTGTTGTTGGTGTTGAAGATGAAGACAATAAAATAGCAGGAGTTGACTTTTTCGATGATAGCAAAATCCAAAATTTAGTCAATGCATATCTTCAAAATCCTCCTCTAATTGCCTATGAAAATGTATACTTTCCAAACCTACCTGAAGGAAAAGTCATTGGTCTTATCACCATACGATCTACTGGAAAAATATGTTCACTTCGCAAAAACATATGGAAATACTATGGAGGTGCTATTTTCTTCCGAGAAGGAAGTATCAGTATGCCTAAAGACTTTGATATATATATAAGAGACAATAACTCTGATACCGTAGCAGAGATTGAAAAACAAGCAAGCAACAATATTGAACATACTCTTGATGGAGTAGTTGATTTTTTAAACAATCGTCATAAAGATCTTGATGCCAATTACAAAGTATTTAAGGAACAATTCGTTGTTTGCTGGGCAGGAAACCCAAAAAAAAATAATGGGAAGATCTATTATTCCCGTGTAGACATTGAACTTATAAACGAACAAGTTCGTTTATTTTATTCGGCATTAGATGAGGTTGAAATCTCTATGAATGAAAATTCCTTCACTACTACCGAATATGTTCAACTAGGTCTTAATAATAGTACTCAATATTATCCCTTGGAAACTGTCACTATTACCTTTTACGACAATGGTACATATAAAATTGACAGCACACTAATTTTTGAGCCCCCCCAATATGATAAAAAGACTCTCCATCATATCTATAATACCAATAACACACTGTTGGAAAAAATAAAAAAGAACCTAACTCTTAATAAGCACGATTTAAATGATTTAAAAGACCTTCCGGCAACTTACCTTTTATGTTATCTAAATGGTTTTGAAGAAGCCAAAGAAAAACTAGAAGAACATCGATGGCTCATAAAAGAATACAACCCTTCTATTTATATTTCCCTTAAAGAATCCTTACGTATATTGCGAAAAGTAAAATACAACTCTTAA
- a CDS encoding AAA family ATPase, which produces MDQNSTIDIGQINEKIERESAFVDLLTGEMNKVIVGQKYMVERLLIGLLGQGHILLEGVPGLAKTLAINTLSKAVHGSFSRIQFTPDLLPADVVGTMIYNIKQNDFSIKKGPIFANFVLADEINRAPAKVQSALLEAMQEKQVTIGDETFKLDRPFLVMATQNPVEQEGTYPLPEAQVDRFMLKTVIDYPKMDEEQLIIRANLIGDFGNVQPVVTLEQIIRAQQTAREVYMDEKIEKYILDIIFATRYPEKYKLADLKPLISFGASPRGSINLAIAAKCHAFIKRRGFVIPEDVRAVVHDVLRHRIGITYEAEAENITSVDIINKIVNEIEVP; this is translated from the coding sequence ATGGACCAAAATAGTACGATTGATATTGGACAAATAAATGAAAAAATTGAAAGAGAGAGTGCTTTTGTAGATCTTCTTACCGGAGAAATGAATAAGGTAATTGTAGGTCAAAAATACATGGTAGAACGATTACTTATTGGCTTGCTTGGTCAAGGGCATATTCTATTGGAAGGTGTTCCTGGACTTGCCAAAACCCTCGCTATTAATACACTTTCCAAGGCTGTACATGGAAGTTTTAGTCGAATTCAGTTTACACCAGATTTGCTACCAGCGGATGTAGTTGGTACAATGATTTACAATATTAAGCAAAATGATTTCTCAATTAAGAAAGGGCCTATTTTTGCCAATTTCGTCCTAGCAGATGAAATTAATCGTGCACCAGCCAAAGTACAATCTGCTTTGCTTGAGGCTATGCAGGAGAAGCAAGTAACAATTGGTGATGAAACATTTAAATTGGATAGACCTTTTCTGGTTATGGCAACTCAAAATCCAGTTGAACAAGAAGGAACATATCCTCTTCCAGAGGCTCAGGTGGATCGATTTATGCTTAAAACAGTGATCGATTATCCTAAAATGGACGAGGAACAATTAATTATCCGGGCAAATCTAATTGGAGATTTCGGAAATGTGCAACCAGTTGTTACTTTAGAACAAATTATTAGAGCACAACAAACTGCTAGAGAAGTGTATATGGATGAGAAAATTGAGAAATATATTCTTGATATTATATTCGCTACTCGTTATCCGGAAAAATATAAACTAGCTGATTTAAAGCCACTAATTAGTTTTGGAGCCTCTCCAAGGGGAAGTATTAATTTGGCTATTGCTGCCAAATGCCACGCCTTTATTAAACGACGTGGTTTTGTAATCCCTGAAGATGTTCGAGCTGTGGTTCATGATGTCTTACGTCATCGTATAGGAATTACCTACGAGGCGGAAGCTGAAAACATTACTTCTGTTGATATCATAAACAAGATTGTTAACGAAATTGAAGTGCCTTAA
- a CDS encoding DUF58 domain-containing protein — translation MDTKELLKKVRKIEIKTRRLSDHIFGGEYHSAFKGKGMTFSEVRQYQFGDDVRSIDWNVTARYNEPFVKVFEEERELTLMLIVDVSGSELFGTQNQFKNEVIVEIAATLAFSALQNNDKIGLILFSETVELFIPPKKGKSHVLRIIRELIEFTPKSRKTNIAEALKFLSSVMKKKAITFILSDFIDEGYERTLKIAARKHDVTGIRIYDKREESIPNIGLVQMEDIETGELLLVNTQSAKVRKNYASYYQERVAEFETVFSKSGAGALSCRLDESYVKKLLGYFKRRG, via the coding sequence ATGGATACCAAAGAATTACTCAAGAAAGTTCGAAAAATTGAAATTAAAACCCGGAGGTTGTCTGATCATATCTTTGGAGGGGAATATCATTCTGCCTTCAAAGGGAAAGGGATGACTTTTAGTGAAGTGCGTCAATATCAATTTGGTGATGATGTAAGAAGTATTGATTGGAATGTTACTGCACGTTACAATGAGCCTTTTGTAAAGGTCTTTGAGGAAGAAAGAGAACTTACTCTTATGCTCATTGTAGATGTAAGTGGTAGCGAATTATTTGGCACACAAAATCAATTTAAGAATGAGGTTATAGTAGAAATAGCTGCTACATTAGCTTTTTCTGCCCTACAAAATAATGACAAGATAGGTCTGATTTTATTTTCTGAAACAGTAGAGTTATTTATTCCTCCTAAAAAAGGAAAATCTCATGTTTTGCGTATAATAAGGGAGCTTATAGAATTCACACCAAAAAGTCGTAAGACTAATATTGCAGAGGCTTTAAAGTTTTTAAGCAGCGTAATGAAGAAGAAGGCTATCACTTTCATTCTTTCTGATTTTATTGATGAGGGTTATGAACGTACACTTAAAATAGCCGCTAGAAAACACGATGTTACCGGTATTAGAATTTATGATAAAAGAGAAGAATCAATTCCAAATATTGGACTTGTACAGATGGAAGATATCGAAACAGGAGAGTTACTTTTAGTAAATACTCAATCAGCGAAGGTTAGAAAGAATTATGCATCATACTATCAGGAACGAGTAGCTGAGTTTGAAACTGTTTTCTCCAAAAGTGGAGCCGGGGCGTTGAGCTGTCGACTAGATGAGAGTTATGTAAAAAAATTATTGGGATATTTTAAAAGAAGAGGATAG
- a CDS encoding aldo/keto reductase produces MYSKIIAGTMTWGSWGNNLTSSQISRLIEECVSEGVFTFDHADIYGGYTTEEIFGEAFTKSNIKRDAVQFISKCGIQYLSDTRNNKVKHYEYSKNYIIWSAEESIKKLKTDYLDLFLLHRPSPLMRAEEIAEAIYQLKQNGKILHFGVSNFSPLQTDLIGKYTKVEVNQIECSLTHYHPIWDGNLDYMNVKNIQPMAWRPLGTYFKEENQQTLRIKQQLFTLQNKYNATENQLLLSWLLQHPSGIIPVVGTTQIKRIKELMAATSIQWETEDWFSVLVASQGHKVP; encoded by the coding sequence ATGTATTCCAAAATTATTGCCGGAACGATGACCTGGGGGAGCTGGGGCAACAATTTAACTTCATCGCAAATATCACGCCTAATAGAAGAATGTGTAAGTGAAGGTGTTTTCACATTTGATCACGCTGACATTTATGGAGGTTATACAACTGAAGAAATATTTGGAGAAGCTTTCACAAAAAGTAATATCAAAAGAGATGCAGTTCAATTTATTTCAAAATGCGGTATTCAATACCTGAGTGATACTCGAAACAACAAAGTTAAACACTATGAATATTCTAAGAATTACATCATATGGAGCGCTGAAGAATCCATAAAAAAGCTAAAAACCGATTATCTAGACCTTTTCCTGCTCCATCGACCTAGTCCATTAATGCGTGCTGAAGAAATAGCAGAAGCTATTTATCAGTTAAAACAAAACGGTAAAATTTTACATTTTGGTGTTTCAAACTTTTCACCTCTCCAAACGGATCTTATTGGGAAATATACCAAAGTTGAAGTAAACCAAATAGAATGTTCACTCACACATTATCATCCAATATGGGATGGTAATTTAGACTACATGAATGTAAAAAATATTCAACCCATGGCTTGGAGGCCATTAGGCACCTATTTCAAGGAAGAAAATCAACAAACCCTACGCATAAAACAACAACTATTTACACTTCAAAATAAATACAACGCTACCGAAAACCAACTATTGCTCTCATGGCTTTTACAACATCCTTCAGGAATAATTCCAGTAGTAGGAACCACGCAAATTAAACGCATAAAAGAATTAATGGCGGCCACTTCCATTCAATGGGAAACCGAAGATTGGTTTTCAGTTCTGGTTGCAAGTCAAGGCCATAAAGTACCTTAA
- a CDS encoding 3-hydroxyanthranilate 3,4-dioxygenase, which produces MEIQKPFNLHKWLDQNRAILKPPVGNKNLYHQADDFIVMVVAGPNARKDYHYNETEELFYQLEGHIKIHIQVDGSKHTLELGPGDMYLHPAKIPHSPERGQDSIGLVIERVRAGKGFTDGLVWYCDQCNEKLHEVYFELQNIEKDFLPHFKDFYSSLERRSCSHCGNVMPCDDRFIDH; this is translated from the coding sequence ATGGAAATTCAAAAGCCGTTTAATCTACATAAGTGGTTAGATCAGAATAGAGCTATTTTAAAACCACCTGTGGGAAATAAAAATCTTTACCATCAAGCAGATGATTTTATAGTAATGGTGGTGGCGGGTCCTAATGCTAGAAAGGATTATCATTATAATGAAACTGAGGAACTGTTTTATCAGTTAGAAGGACATATAAAGATTCATATTCAAGTAGACGGTAGTAAACATACGTTGGAGTTAGGTCCTGGAGATATGTACTTACATCCTGCCAAAATACCTCATTCCCCAGAACGAGGGCAGGATTCAATTGGTCTAGTAATTGAACGAGTACGTGCTGGTAAAGGATTTACCGATGGATTAGTGTGGTACTGTGATCAATGCAATGAGAAACTTCATGAGGTATATTTTGAACTTCAAAATATAGAGAAAGATTTTTTACCTCATTTCAAAGATTTTTATTCATCTCTAGAGAGGCGTAGTTGTTCTCACTGCGGGAATGTAATGCCATGTGATGATAGATTTATTGATCATTAA
- the amaB gene encoding L-piperidine-6-carboxylate dehydrogenase, producing the protein MSQIMIDFGIKEALQLLGVSSINKGTSTGTQWYQGGSEIISHSPVDGALIAKVTTTTPQEYDKVIATAQEAFVSWRMLPAPKRGEIVRQFGEKLRKYKEPLGKLVSYEMGKSYQEGLGEVQEMIDICDFAVGLSRQLHGLTMHSERPGHRMYEQYHPLGIVGIISAFNFPVAVWSWNTALAWICGDVCVWKPSEKTPLCGIACQNIIAEVIKDNNLPEGISCLINGDYQVGEWMTNDNRVPLISATGSTRMGKTVAQAVAARLGKSLLELGGNNAIIVTPSADIKMTVIGAVFGAVGTAGQRCTSTRRLIIHESIYDQVKEALVAAYGQLRIGNPLDQNNHVGPLIDTAAVGMYETALNKVVEEGGKLLVEGGLLTGEGYESGCYVKPAIAEAENHFQIVQHETFAPILYLLKYSGELENAIELQNGVVQGLSSAIMTTNLREAERFLSHGGSDCGIANVNIGTSGAEIGGAFGGEKETGGGRESGSDAWKIYMRRQTNTINYTADLPLAQGIKFDL; encoded by the coding sequence ATGTCACAAATAATGATAGATTTCGGAATCAAAGAAGCGTTACAATTATTGGGAGTTAGCTCCATAAATAAAGGAACCTCTACTGGTACTCAATGGTATCAAGGAGGGTCAGAAATTATATCTCACTCTCCAGTTGATGGCGCTTTAATAGCAAAAGTTACTACAACAACTCCGCAAGAATATGACAAGGTGATTGCAACTGCTCAGGAGGCCTTTGTCTCATGGAGAATGTTGCCGGCTCCTAAACGAGGAGAGATTGTCCGTCAATTCGGAGAAAAATTAAGAAAATATAAGGAACCTCTAGGAAAACTTGTTTCTTATGAGATGGGGAAAAGTTATCAGGAAGGTTTGGGTGAAGTTCAGGAAATGATTGATATCTGTGATTTTGCAGTTGGTTTGTCAAGACAATTACATGGACTTACTATGCATTCGGAACGACCTGGCCATCGAATGTATGAGCAATACCATCCTCTGGGTATAGTTGGAATAATTTCTGCATTTAATTTCCCTGTAGCAGTATGGAGTTGGAATACTGCATTAGCATGGATATGTGGAGATGTTTGCGTTTGGAAGCCTTCAGAAAAAACACCATTATGTGGAATAGCGTGTCAAAATATAATCGCAGAAGTAATTAAAGATAACAATCTACCAGAAGGAATCTCTTGTCTAATAAATGGGGATTATCAGGTAGGTGAATGGATGACTAATGATAATCGTGTACCTTTAATATCAGCTACGGGTTCGACTCGAATGGGTAAAACTGTAGCACAAGCTGTTGCTGCGCGTTTAGGTAAATCATTGTTGGAGTTAGGTGGTAATAATGCTATTATCGTGACTCCTAGTGCTGATATAAAAATGACTGTTATAGGTGCGGTATTTGGAGCTGTCGGTACTGCAGGACAACGTTGTACCTCAACACGCCGATTAATTATCCATGAAAGTATATACGATCAAGTTAAAGAGGCTTTAGTTGCGGCATATGGACAATTGCGCATTGGAAATCCACTTGATCAAAATAATCATGTAGGACCTCTTATTGATACAGCAGCAGTAGGGATGTATGAAACAGCATTGAATAAAGTGGTTGAAGAAGGTGGAAAATTATTGGTTGAAGGAGGGTTGCTTACAGGGGAAGGATATGAAAGTGGCTGCTATGTAAAACCAGCAATTGCTGAGGCTGAAAATCATTTTCAAATTGTCCAACATGAGACTTTCGCTCCAATACTTTATTTGTTAAAGTATAGTGGTGAATTAGAAAATGCAATCGAGTTACAAAATGGCGTTGTGCAAGGTCTTTCGTCCGCTATAATGACTACTAATCTAAGAGAGGCGGAGCGTTTTCTTTCGCATGGAGGAAGTGATTGTGGAATAGCTAATGTGAATATAGGAACATCTGGTGCTGAAATTGGAGGTGCTTTTGGCGGAGAAAAAGAAACTGGAGGAGGACGTGAAAGTGGTAGTGATGCTTGGAAAATATATATGCGTCGTCAAACGAATACGATTAATTATACGGCGGATCTACCTTTAGCTCAAGGAATCAAATTTGATCTGTAA
- a CDS encoding isoaspartyl peptidase/L-asparaginase family protein — protein MKKSVLILCIFSFLISCDNKTTDKKEAIVKPQNAENNQPNFGIVIHGGAGTILKKNMTPELEAEYKKVLEEAIRTGHEILKNGGSSLDAVEKTINVMEDSPLFNAGKGAVFTNDGKNELDASIMDGKTLNAGAVASVTTVKNPINLARAIMEKSEHVMLVKEGAEFFAKQNGIALVDPSYFYTENRMKSLLKAKEREKIELDHDDKTSFYDSTIKDSKFGTVGCVALDMYGNLAAGTSTGGMTNKKWGRVGDAPIIGAGTYANNNTCAVSATGWGEYFIRSVVAYDISALMEYKGLSLQQAAQEVIQNKVTKLGGDGGIVAIDKEGNISMEFNTAGMYRAHMNKEGKLRIGIYKENE, from the coding sequence ATGAAAAAATCAGTCCTTATTCTATGTATTTTCTCTTTTTTAATAAGCTGTGACAACAAAACTACTGACAAAAAAGAAGCAATAGTTAAGCCTCAAAATGCCGAGAACAATCAACCTAACTTTGGAATTGTTATACACGGGGGAGCAGGAACCATTCTCAAGAAAAACATGACCCCTGAACTAGAAGCAGAATATAAGAAAGTACTAGAAGAGGCCATTCGTACTGGACATGAAATCTTAAAAAATGGAGGCAGTAGTCTCGACGCCGTGGAAAAGACGATTAATGTCATGGAAGACTCGCCATTGTTTAATGCTGGTAAAGGCGCCGTATTTACCAATGATGGGAAAAATGAGTTAGATGCCTCAATCATGGATGGTAAAACTTTAAATGCTGGAGCTGTTGCCAGCGTAACCACCGTGAAAAACCCAATTAATTTGGCAAGGGCTATTATGGAAAAATCTGAACATGTAATGCTTGTAAAGGAAGGTGCGGAATTTTTCGCCAAACAAAACGGAATAGCACTCGTAGATCCTTCCTACTTTTACACTGAAAACCGAATGAAGTCATTGTTAAAGGCCAAAGAACGTGAAAAGATTGAACTTGATCATGACGATAAAACATCATTTTATGACTCTACTATTAAAGATTCTAAATTTGGAACAGTGGGCTGTGTTGCCTTAGATATGTATGGCAATTTAGCTGCTGGAACATCCACTGGAGGGATGACCAATAAAAAATGGGGCCGCGTTGGAGATGCGCCTATTATTGGTGCTGGCACCTATGCCAATAACAATACTTGTGCTGTATCCGCAACCGGTTGGGGGGAGTATTTCATTCGTTCTGTTGTTGCCTATGATATTTCTGCATTAATGGAATATAAAGGCCTATCACTTCAACAAGCTGCGCAAGAAGTAATACAAAATAAAGTAACTAAATTGGGGGGAGATGGAGGAATTGTAGCAATTGACAAAGAAGGTAATATTTCTATGGAATTTAATACGGCTGGAATGTATCGCGCCCACATGAACAAGGAGGGAAAGTTACGTATTGGCATTTATAAAGAGAATGAATAA
- a CDS encoding DUF4382 domain-containing protein translates to MKLLKTSLLALMAIVTFSCSDNDSGTSRVVVSMTDAPGDYDAVNVDVVDVKIKRNAEGGEEEGWESIGGINPGIYNLLDLTGGVSVVLGDAVVPSGYINQIRLVLGTNNTIVVDGVEMPLSTPSAMQSGLKLNLHQELQSGYTYEFLMDFDVDKSIVSAGTSGTYNLKPVIRITSEATSGIIKGKVMNADVAAVASVMVGETEVTANTNEEGVFALHGIPSGTYIVTITPDASSGLNATIVESVVVVNGQVTDIGEITLE, encoded by the coding sequence ATGAAACTATTAAAAACAAGCTTATTAGCCTTAATGGCAATCGTAACATTTTCGTGTAGCGATAATGATTCGGGAACTTCACGTGTTGTGGTAAGTATGACGGATGCTCCTGGAGATTATGATGCTGTAAATGTAGATGTTGTGGATGTTAAAATTAAACGCAATGCCGAAGGAGGGGAAGAAGAAGGATGGGAAAGTATTGGAGGCATAAATCCAGGGATTTATAATTTGTTAGATCTTACTGGAGGTGTAAGTGTTGTGCTGGGAGACGCAGTAGTGCCATCGGGATATATTAATCAAATCCGATTGGTACTAGGTACAAATAATACAATTGTAGTTGATGGCGTTGAAATGCCTTTGTCTACCCCTAGTGCTATGCAGTCAGGGTTAAAGCTAAATCTTCATCAAGAATTGCAATCAGGTTACACATATGAATTTTTGATGGATTTCGATGTTGATAAATCTATAGTTTCTGCAGGAACATCAGGAACTTATAACCTTAAACCAGTTATACGTATTACCTCAGAAGCTACTAGTGGAATTATTAAGGGTAAAGTAATGAATGCAGACGTAGCAGCCGTTGCTTCAGTTATGGTAGGAGAAACCGAAGTGACAGCGAACACAAATGAAGAAGGTGTTTTTGCTTTGCATGGTATTCCTAGTGGAACCTATATTGTGACTATAACTCCAGACGCCTCATCTGGCCTAAATGCAACAATAGTTGAAAGTGTAGTTGTGGTTAATGGACAAGTAACCGATATAGGCGAAATAACTTTAGAATAA